One Bacillus sp. (in: firmicutes) genomic window, AAAATGGGCATGATTTTGGTATCATACTAATGAATTTTAAAAGTAAGTCTACCAGATGAGTACATATTTCAAACGATGAGGTTCTGGCGGACTTTTTTGAATTTATTAAGGAGGAAGAAAAATGCCTTTAGTTTCCATGACTGAAATGTTGAACAAAGCAAAAAAAGAAGGCTATGCTGTTGGGCAGTTCAACTTAAACAACCTTGAGTTCACGCAAGCAATTTTACAAGCAGCTCAGGAAGAAAAGTCACCGGTCATCCTTGGTGTATCTGAAGGTGCTGGACGTTACATGGGTGGCTTTAAACTCGTTGTGAATATGGTAAAAGCGCTCATGGAAGAATACAATGTGACCGTTCCAGTAGCGATTCACTTAGACCACGGTTCTAGCTTCGAATCTTGTGCGAAAGCTATTCATGCTGGATTTACTTCTGTTATGATTGACGCTTCTCATCATCCATTTGAAGAAAACGTAGCAATCACTTCCAAAGTAGTAGAATTAGCCCATATCCACGGTGTTTCCGTAGAAGCAGAGCTTGGTGTCGTTGGTGGTCAAGAAGATGATGTAGTGGCTAATGGCATCATTTACGCCGATCCAGATGAGTGTGAAGAGCTTGTAAAACGTACAGGAATCGACTGCTTAGCGCCAGCATTAGGTTCTGTACATGGCCCTTACAAAGGTGAGCCTAACTTAGGATTTGCGGAAATGGAAGAAATCAGCAACCGTACAGGTGTACCGCTCGTTCTTCATGGTGGAACTGGAATTCCAACAAAAGATATTCAACGTGCGATTTCCCTTGGTACAGCGAAAATCAACGTAAATACGGAAAACCAAATCGCATCTTCGAAAAAAGTTCGTGAAATTTTAGCAGAAAAACCAGACCTATACGATCCTCGTAAATATTTAGGACCTGCTCGTGAAGCGATTAAAGAAACTGTAAAAGGAAAAATGCGCGAGTTCGGTTCTTCTGGAAAAGCTGAATAATGAACGGATCAAGACCTGTCAAGGGGATCCCCCTTTGTCAGGTCTTCTCTTCAAATGGAAAAATGATTTTGTCCGCTTGTTCTCCTGCGATTCTATAGGTTTAATTTCACTAGATTTTTCCATCCGACTTTTATTACAAACGAATTTGCTACCGTCATTAGGAGGAATAGAAAACATGAAATTTTTTATTGATACAGCGAACCTTGCCGAAATTAAAGAAGCACATGAGCTTGGTATTTTAGCTGGTGTAACAACCAACCCATCGCTTGTGGCAAAAGAAAACGTATCATTTCACGATCGTCTTCGCGAAATCACATCATTTGTATCGGGGTCTGTCAGTGCCGAAGTTATTGCCACAGATGCAGAAGGGATGATTAAAGAAGGAAAAGAACTCGCTCAAATCGCTCCAAACATTACGATTAAAGTACCAATGACACCAGATGGATTAAAGGCTGTTCATGCGTTTTCCAAAGAAGGAATCAAAACGAACGTGACGCTCGTATTTAGCGCAAACCAAGCGTTACTAGCAGCACGTGCAGGCGCAACGTATGTGTCCCCATTTTTAGGACGTCTAGATGATATCGGTCATGACGGCTTAGATTTAATTGAAAAAATTGCTCATATTTTCGATATTCATGGGATTGAAACTGAAATTATTGCAGCATCTATTCGCCATCCTCAGCACGTCACAGAAGCAGCATTACGTGGGGCTCACATTGCGACGGTACCGTATAAAGTCTTAATGCAACTGTTTAAACATCCATTAACAGATAAAGGGATTGAAGCATTTTTAGCTGACTGGAATCAAGCATTTAACAAATAACGATCGACTCACGCCTTTTTGCAAAAAAGTATACGTTTAAAAATTTTCCAATTAATACATGTTAAGGTGTAAAACGAGTAAACTAAGTGAAAACTAGACATACATCTTGTGGAAAACGTAATCGAGTCTATGCAATGGGTGATAACTGAGCAGCATTTCGAATGGAAATGTGGAGAAGGGAGTCAAAAATGGAAAAGTTAAAAATAGCAGGAGGATCACCATTACAAGGAACCGTCAAAATTAGCGGCGCAAAAAACAGTGCCGTTGCATTAATTCCTGCTACGATTTTAGCTGATTCTCCTGTCACAATTGAAGGTCTACCAGATATTTCGGATGTTCATATTTTAAAAAGCTTGCTTGAAGAAATTGGTGGTAAAGTCCAATTAAGTGATGGCGAAATGACCGTTGACCCATCCCAAATGATTCCCATGCCTCTTCCAAATGGGAATGTGAAAAAGTTA contains:
- a CDS encoding fructose-bisphosphate aldolase, which translates into the protein MPLVSMTEMLNKAKKEGYAVGQFNLNNLEFTQAILQAAQEEKSPVILGVSEGAGRYMGGFKLVVNMVKALMEEYNVTVPVAIHLDHGSSFESCAKAIHAGFTSVMIDASHHPFEENVAITSKVVELAHIHGVSVEAELGVVGGQEDDVVANGIIYADPDECEELVKRTGIDCLAPALGSVHGPYKGEPNLGFAEMEEISNRTGVPLVLHGGTGIPTKDIQRAISLGTAKINVNTENQIASSKKVREILAEKPDLYDPRKYLGPAREAIKETVKGKMREFGSSGKAE
- the fsa gene encoding fructose-6-phosphate aldolase, with translation MKFFIDTANLAEIKEAHELGILAGVTTNPSLVAKENVSFHDRLREITSFVSGSVSAEVIATDAEGMIKEGKELAQIAPNITIKVPMTPDGLKAVHAFSKEGIKTNVTLVFSANQALLAARAGATYVSPFLGRLDDIGHDGLDLIEKIAHIFDIHGIETEIIAASIRHPQHVTEAALRGAHIATVPYKVLMQLFKHPLTDKGIEAFLADWNQAFNK